The following coding sequences lie in one Spinacia oleracea cultivar Varoflay chromosome 1, BTI_SOV_V1, whole genome shotgun sequence genomic window:
- the LOC110777793 gene encoding uncharacterized protein At1g66480-like, whose product MGNNMGGGSSKSAKIMKINGENFKLKIPVKVFDVIKDYPDHILLDSEEFLRFNLRAKPLNPEDELKPRKIYLLVELPKFPLNNQSPLRKVRSSVLASTATNRDVMMMKKESRRSASDDLTILTRSTAADFVDVDDGGDGSSPVGPTRVKMRLSKARVQKIMEESGDDNLEAAKRIIRLCLKENAAVSSGDVAVEEIESDEDVKVETHCLNVYGMCSPCSIYRSKYKKLTS is encoded by the coding sequence atGGGGAACAACATGGGTGGAGGAAGCAGTAAATCagcaaaaatcatgaaaatcaatggCGAAAACTTCAAATTGAAAATACCAGTGAAAGTTTTTGATGTAATTAAAGATTACCCAGATCACATTTTGTTAGATTCTGAAGAATTTCTTCGGTTTAATCTGAGAGCTAAACCTTTAAACCCAGAAGATGAGCTAAAACCCAGAAAAATCTATCTTCTAGTTGAGCTACCCAAGTTTCCTCTGAATAATCAAAGCCCTCTTAGGAAGGTGCGATCTAGTGTGCTGGCGTCCACTGCAACAAATAGAGatgtgatgatgatgaagaaagAATCTCGGAGATCTGCTTCTGATGATCTTACGATCTTGACGAGATCAACGGCTGCTGATTTTGTCGATGTCGATGACGGTGGTGATGGTAGTAGTCCTGTGGGTCCTACAAGGGTTAAGATGAGGCTGTCGAAGGCTCGGGTGCAGAAGATAATGGAGGAGAGTGGAGATGATAATCTGGAGGCTGCTAAGAGGATAATTCGGCTTTGTTTAAAAGAAAACGCCGCCGTCTCGAGCGGCGACGTGGCGGTGGAGGAAATAGAAAGTGATGAAGATGTTAAAGTGGAGACACATTGTTTGAATGTTTATGGGATGTGCAGTCCTTGCTCAATTTACCGCAGTAAGTATAAGAAATTAACCTCCTAG